One segment of Bombus pascuorum chromosome 6, iyBomPasc1.1, whole genome shotgun sequence DNA contains the following:
- the LOC132908061 gene encoding homeodomain-interacting protein kinase 2 isoform X1, which translates to MPFESRWPESAWNHTKAHGMCDMFIQTQQTSSVNGSSSSSSSSSNNTVHHHSKKRKLEYNVSQPVIQHALVQSTGDYQLDNTGLQQRYSVNGANTAFSSLHNNNALQKSSPNQQTLVRASTIKLLDTYQRCGQKRKTWSREGNGDGLAVHSANATNAVGSTVVSQHHNQQQQQLQQQQQQQQQQQHKQTGMTAHSKQVTNAANGGGGSNPQGDGDYQLVQHEVLYSMTNQYEVLEFLGRGTFGQVVKCWKKGTNEIVAIKILKNHPSYARQGQIEVSILSRLSQENADEFNFVRAYECFQHKSHTCLVFEMLEQNLYDFLKQNKFSPLPLKYIRPILQQVLTALLKLKQLGLIHADLKPENIMLVDPVRQPYRVKVIDFGSASHVSKAVCNTYLQSRYYRAPEIILGLPYCEAIDMWSLGCVVAELFLGWPLYPGSSEYDQIRYISQTQGLPTEHMLNNASKTTKFFYRDMDSTYPFWRLKTPEEHEAETGIKSKEARKYIFNCLDDIGQVNVPTDLEGGQLLAEKADRREFIDLLKRMLTMDQVERRITPGEALNHAFVTLAHLVDYAHCNNVKASVQMMEVCRRAGDFTASPAHHQAPPAPQPPPPTSLVANFVPTTNGSAVTFTFNNQLTNQVQRLVREHRTAQTGYDNLYQIYSNSSRRATQYSSSSSGSNSGRSGVHDFPHQLVPGLLCHPPSYQTMPSPAKHVVVAQPPQAQQGPLQIQPSIISQQAVAAAAAAAQQQYAAVPVSMVETGRQMLLTNAVQTSWPGGSRQMAAIVPSWQQLPPQHAAIQQPLLSDAGDWGRPLIVDGSAILQDQRPVFPVTEVYNTSALVEHPPQGWGKRSVTKHHQHHVTVPQQSQHRHEHKKETQQLSPVKKRVKESTPPSNMRRHSPSSSHWQQQPMQQHHHSSKHSSSHNVEHHQVTSGRQQTITIHDTPSPAVSVITISDSDDDTSGKCCGDQQCGTCQNLATRLSGDGRPVREEVIRSTQSTPRAVQPVQQTHSSSQSHTNGHVTAHSTSQRSQRKNIISCVTVGDSDGEASPGRAHNHLYQHLPQHSQHQQTTQLIKHEPQQQHHVSSSSSGYSSQSQKKRLLAKVQSECNMVNVATKPEPGVEYLAPHPCHAPACKEPPTYQDDAYDMHDYFLQYVTTSSAHPHLQEQHIVYTTGTDKRVSWPGKRAEYKHEYVQPPAAHSRDHQKWAVANTVHQYRQSQVVGSAAHPGHTHSHHGHPAHLSPGGGGGGRSPAGGAVIGSAQHLGQPLYQEYAHVRSRAHAVPPPVYVTAAPSQAPTAIQQQQVPTYQGFTPGWVPRHLVDACISSPLTLYDSSRALPPPAHHSSARPLLASHAAHPLPAHMQPTAVYGLAPLSPAKHQYQPSGLWFTE; encoded by the exons ATGCCTTTTGAGAGCCGCTGGCCCGAATCAGCGTGGAACCATACAAAGGCACAT GGAATGTGTGACATGTTCATCCAAACACAGCAGACGAGTAGCGTCAAcggcagcagcagcagcagcagcagcagcagtaACAACACCGTTCACCACCACAGCAAGAAACGCAAGTTGGAGTACAACGTGAGTCAGCCGGTGATCCAACACGCATTGGTTCAATCGACCGGCGACTACCAATTAGACAATACCGGTCTGCAACAACGGTACTCCGTGAACGGTGCTAATACCGCATTTAGCTCGCTGCACAACAATAATGCGCTGCAGAAGAGTAGCCCGAACCAACAGACCCTGGTACGAGCCTCGACGATCAAGCTCTTAGACACGTACCAACGCTGTGGCCAGAAG AGAAAAACTTGGTCGAGGGAGGGTAATGGTGACGGCCTGGCAGTCCACTCCGCCAACGCGACGAACGCAGTGGGTAGTACTGTAGTGTCGCAACATCATAatcaacagcaacagcagctgcaacaacaacagcagcagcaacaacaacaacaacacaaGCAGACAGGCATGACGGCACACAGCAAGCAAGTAACCAACGCTGCCAATGGAGGCGGTGGCAGCAATCCCCAAGGAGATGGAGATTACCAGTTGGTACAGCACGAGGTTCTCTATTCTATGACTAATCAATATGAAGTCCTCGAATTTTTGGGCAGAGGTACTTTTGGACAG GTCGTAAAATGCTGGAAAAAGGGAACCAATGAAATAGTGGCCATCAAAATTCTGAAGAACCATCCATCTTATGCGCGCCAAGGGCAGATTGAG GTCTCCATCCTGTCTCGACTCAGTCAGGAAAATGCGGATGAGTTCAACTTTGTGCGCGCTTATGAGTGCTTTCAGCACAAATCCCATACCTGCTTGGTCTTTGAGATGCTAGAACAGAATCTGTATGATTTCCTGAAACAGAATAAATTTTCACCCCTACCCCTCAAATATATCAGACCGATTCTTCAACAAGTACTCACTGCTCTTTTGAAACTTAAG caatTGGGGTTAATTCACGCAGACCTTAAGCCGGAAAACATTATGTTGGTGGATCCAGTTCGTCAGCCTTACCGTGTAAAAGTTATTGATTTTGGGTCAGCTTCTCATGTATCTAAAGCTGTCTGCAACACGTATTTACAATCGCGATACTACCGTGCACCTGAAATTATACTTGGACTTCCATATTGTGAAGCAATAGATATGTGGTCGCTCGGCTGTGTGGTTGCGGAATTGTTTTTAGGATGGCCTCTATACCCTGGTAGTTCAGAATACGATCAGATTCGATACATAAGTCAGACGCAAGGCCTACCAACGGAACACATGTTAAACAATGCCAGTAAAACaacaaaattcttttacaGAGACATGGATA GTACATATCCATTTTGGCGATTAAAAACACCGGAAGAGCATGAGGCTGAAACTGGTATCAAATCAAAGGAAGCGAggaagtatatttttaattgtctcGATGATATTGGTCAAGTTAATGTCCCGACCGATTTGGAGGGTGGTCAACTTTTGGCAGAAAAAGCAGATAGAAGAGAGTTCATTGACCTCTTGAAGAGGATGCTCACAATGGACCAGGTA GAGCGCCGCATAACACCTGGGGAGGCTCTGAACCATGCCTTCGTTACGCTGGCCCATTTAGTCGATTATGCACATTGTAACAATGTTAAGGCTTCCGTCCAAATGATGGAGGTTTGCCGACGAGCCGGTGACTTCACTGCAAGTCCAGCGCATCATCAAGCTCCTCCAGCACCTCAACCACCACCACCAACATCATTGGTAGCTAATTTCGTGCCGACGACAAATGGTAGTGCCGTAACTTTCACCTTCAACAACCAGTTGACCAATCAAGTACAGCGATTGGTTAGGGAACATCGGACTGCGCAAACAGGATATGATAATCTG TATCAAATATACAGTAACAGTAGTCGTCGTGCGACTCAGTACAGTAGCTCGTCAAGTGGATCAAATAGCGGACGAAGTGGAGTGCACGACTTTCCACATCAATTGGTGCCTGGTCTACTTTGTCATCCACCCAGTTATCAGACGATGCCAAGTCCTGCAAAACACGTAGTTGTTGCTCAA CCTCCACAAGCGCAACAAGGCCCGTTACAAATTCAACCATCGATTATATCGCAGCAGGCCGTTGCTGCTGCAGCTGCAGCTGCCCAACAACAGTATGCAGCGGTTCCCGTATCTATGGTAGAAACTGGACGACAAATGTTACTAACC AACGCTGTACAAACCTCTTGGCCTGGTGGAAGTCGTCAAATGGCCGCTATCGTACCATCTTGGCAGCAGTTACCACCGCAACATGCAGCCATACAGCAGCCATTACTGAGTGATGCCGGAGATTGGGGAAGACCTCTTATCGTCGACGGTTCTGCTATTCTGCAG GATCAGAGGCCAGTATTTCCTGTCACGGAAGTATACAATACTAGTGCCCTTGTTGAGCATCCTCCTCAAGGTTGGGGCAAGCGTAGTGTTACGAAACATCATCAACATCATGTAACTGTACCTCAGCAGTCTCAACATAGGCACGAGCATAAAAAGGAAACGCAGCAGTTAAGTCCAGTGAAAAAGAGGGTAAAAGAAAGTACTCCACCGAGCAACATGAGACGGCATTCACCCTCCAGCAGTCATTGGCAACAACAACCCATGCAGCAACACCATCACAGCAGCAAACACAGCAGTAGTCATAATGTAGAACACCATCAAGTTACATCTGGTCGGCAGCAAACTATTACAATTCATGATACACCATCACCAGCAGTTTCTGTTATCACGATAAGTGATAGCGATGATGATACATCGGGCAAGTG CTGTGGAGATCAGCAATGTGGAACCTGTCAAAATTTGGCAACTCGCCTGTCTGGCGATGGACGTCCAGTCCGCGAGGAAGTCATTCGAAG TACGCAGTCAACACCACGCGCGGTTCAACCAGTACAGCAAACCCATTCAAGTAGTCAGTCGCATACTAATGGCCACGTAACAGCGCATAGTACATCTCAAAGATCgcaacgaaaaaatattatcagtTGTGTAACTGTCGGTGACAGCGATGGCGAAGCTAGTCCAGGTCGAGCGCATAATCATCTATACCAACATTTACCGCAACATTCTCAGCATCAACAAACTACGCAGTTAATTAAACACGAACCCCAACAGCAACATCACGTCAGCAG TAGCAGTTCTGGATATTCGTCTCAATCGCAAAAGAAACGTTTATTGGCCAAAGTACAGTCCGAATGCAATATGGTGAATGTTGCGACAAAACCGGAGCCCGGCGTTGAGTACCTTGCACCACATCCGTGTCACGCGCCAGCCTGTAAAGAACCACCGACCTATCag GATGATGCCTATGACATGCATGACTACTTCTTGCAGTATGTGACCACGAGTAGCGCGCATCCGCATCTCCAAGAGCAACACATTGTGTATACGACCGGCACGGACAAGCGGGTATCATGGCCTGGAAAGAGAGCTGAATACAAACACGAGTACGTTCAACCACCGGCTGCTCATTCCAGAGACCACCAGAAATGGGCGGTAGCGAATACTGTGCATCAGTATAG GCAGAGCCAGGTAGTGGGTTCGGCAGCCCATCCGGGTCATACCCACAGTCACCATGGGCATCCAGCCCACCTCAGTCCTGggggcggtggcggtggcagAAGTCCTGCAGGGGGGGCTGTAATAGGAAGTGCCCAGCATCTGGGACAGCCCCTGTACCAGGAGTACGCTCATGTGCGTTCAAGAGCCCATGCCGTGCCACCCCCGGTATACGTAACTGCCGCGCCTTCTCAGGCTCCCACTGCTATCCAGCAGCAACAAGTGCCCACCTATCAGGGATTCACACCCGGGTGGGTACCTAGACACCTAGTTGATGCATGCAT CTCGTCTCCATTAACGTTGTATGATTCTAGTCGAGCGTTGCCACCACCAGCTCATCATAGCTCGGCCAGACCGTTGCTGGCAAGTCATGCAGCGCATCCACTGCCTGCACATATGCAGCCAACAGCCGTTTATGGATTGGCCCCACTTTCACCGGCCAAACATCAATATCAACCTTCTGGTTTGTGGTTCACCGAGTAA
- the LOC132908061 gene encoding homeodomain-interacting protein kinase 2 isoform X12 has protein sequence MPFESRWPESAWNHTKAHGMCDMFIQTQQTSSVNGSSSSSSSSSNNTVHHHSKKRKLEYNVSQPVIQHALVQSTGDYQLDNTGLQQRYSVNGANTAFSSLHNNNALQKSSPNQQTLVRASTIKLLDTYQRCGQKRKTWSREGNGDGLAVHSANATNAVGSTVVSQHHNQQQQQLQQQQQQQQQQQHKQTGMTAHSKQVTNAANGGGGSNPQGDGDYQLVQHEVLYSMTNQYEVLEFLGRGTFGQVVKCWKKGTNEIVAIKILKNHPSYARQGQIEVSILSRLSQENADEFNFVRAYECFQHKSHTCLVFEMLEQNLYDFLKQNKFSPLPLKYIRPILQQVLTALLKLKQLGLIHADLKPENIMLVDPVRQPYRVKVIDFGSASHVSKAVCNTYLQSRYYRAPEIILGLPYCEAIDMWSLGCVVAELFLGWPLYPGSSEYDQIRYISQTQGLPTEHMLNNASKTTKFFYRDMDSTYPFWRLKTPEEHEAETGIKSKEARKYIFNCLDDIGQVNVPTDLEGGQLLAEKADRREFIDLLKRMLTMDQVERRITPGEALNHAFVTLAHLVDYAHCNNVKASVQMMEVCRRAGDFTASPAHHQAPPAPQPPPPTSLVANFVPTTNGSAVTFTFNNQLTNQVQRLVREHRTAQTGYDNLYQIYSNSSRRATQYSSSSSGSNSGRSGVHDFPHQLVPGLLCHPPSYQTMPSPAKHVVVAQPPQAQQGPLQIQPSIISQQAVAAAAAAAQQQYAAVPVSMVETGRQMLLTNAVQTSWPGGSRQMAAIVPSWQQLPPQHAAIQQPLLSDAGDWGRPLIVDGSAILQDQRPVFPVTEVYNTSALVEHPPQGWGKRSVTKHHQHHVTVPQQSQHRHEHKKETQQLSPVKKRVKESTPPSNMRRHSPSSSHWQQQPMQQHHHSSKHSSSHNVEHHQVTSGRQQTITIHDTPSPAVSVITISDSDDDTSGKCCGDQQCGTCQNLATRLSGDGRPVREEVIRSTQSTPRAVQPVQQTHSSSQSHTNGHVTAHSTSQRSQRKNIISCVTVGDSDGEASPGRAHNHLYQHLPQHSQHQQTTQLIKHEPQQQHHVSSSSSGYSSQSQKKRLLAKVQSECNMVNVATKPEPGVEYLAPHPCHAPACKEPPTYQDDAYDMHDYFLQYVTTSSAHPHLQEQHIVYTTGTDKRVSWPGKRAEYKHEYVQPPAAHSRDHQKWAVANTVHQYSSSPLTLYDSSRALPPPAHHSSARPLLASHAAHPLPAHMQPTAVYGLAPLSPAKHQYQPSGLWFTE, from the exons ATGCCTTTTGAGAGCCGCTGGCCCGAATCAGCGTGGAACCATACAAAGGCACAT GGAATGTGTGACATGTTCATCCAAACACAGCAGACGAGTAGCGTCAAcggcagcagcagcagcagcagcagcagcagtaACAACACCGTTCACCACCACAGCAAGAAACGCAAGTTGGAGTACAACGTGAGTCAGCCGGTGATCCAACACGCATTGGTTCAATCGACCGGCGACTACCAATTAGACAATACCGGTCTGCAACAACGGTACTCCGTGAACGGTGCTAATACCGCATTTAGCTCGCTGCACAACAATAATGCGCTGCAGAAGAGTAGCCCGAACCAACAGACCCTGGTACGAGCCTCGACGATCAAGCTCTTAGACACGTACCAACGCTGTGGCCAGAAG AGAAAAACTTGGTCGAGGGAGGGTAATGGTGACGGCCTGGCAGTCCACTCCGCCAACGCGACGAACGCAGTGGGTAGTACTGTAGTGTCGCAACATCATAatcaacagcaacagcagctgcaacaacaacagcagcagcaacaacaacaacaacacaaGCAGACAGGCATGACGGCACACAGCAAGCAAGTAACCAACGCTGCCAATGGAGGCGGTGGCAGCAATCCCCAAGGAGATGGAGATTACCAGTTGGTACAGCACGAGGTTCTCTATTCTATGACTAATCAATATGAAGTCCTCGAATTTTTGGGCAGAGGTACTTTTGGACAG GTCGTAAAATGCTGGAAAAAGGGAACCAATGAAATAGTGGCCATCAAAATTCTGAAGAACCATCCATCTTATGCGCGCCAAGGGCAGATTGAG GTCTCCATCCTGTCTCGACTCAGTCAGGAAAATGCGGATGAGTTCAACTTTGTGCGCGCTTATGAGTGCTTTCAGCACAAATCCCATACCTGCTTGGTCTTTGAGATGCTAGAACAGAATCTGTATGATTTCCTGAAACAGAATAAATTTTCACCCCTACCCCTCAAATATATCAGACCGATTCTTCAACAAGTACTCACTGCTCTTTTGAAACTTAAG caatTGGGGTTAATTCACGCAGACCTTAAGCCGGAAAACATTATGTTGGTGGATCCAGTTCGTCAGCCTTACCGTGTAAAAGTTATTGATTTTGGGTCAGCTTCTCATGTATCTAAAGCTGTCTGCAACACGTATTTACAATCGCGATACTACCGTGCACCTGAAATTATACTTGGACTTCCATATTGTGAAGCAATAGATATGTGGTCGCTCGGCTGTGTGGTTGCGGAATTGTTTTTAGGATGGCCTCTATACCCTGGTAGTTCAGAATACGATCAGATTCGATACATAAGTCAGACGCAAGGCCTACCAACGGAACACATGTTAAACAATGCCAGTAAAACaacaaaattcttttacaGAGACATGGATA GTACATATCCATTTTGGCGATTAAAAACACCGGAAGAGCATGAGGCTGAAACTGGTATCAAATCAAAGGAAGCGAggaagtatatttttaattgtctcGATGATATTGGTCAAGTTAATGTCCCGACCGATTTGGAGGGTGGTCAACTTTTGGCAGAAAAAGCAGATAGAAGAGAGTTCATTGACCTCTTGAAGAGGATGCTCACAATGGACCAGGTA GAGCGCCGCATAACACCTGGGGAGGCTCTGAACCATGCCTTCGTTACGCTGGCCCATTTAGTCGATTATGCACATTGTAACAATGTTAAGGCTTCCGTCCAAATGATGGAGGTTTGCCGACGAGCCGGTGACTTCACTGCAAGTCCAGCGCATCATCAAGCTCCTCCAGCACCTCAACCACCACCACCAACATCATTGGTAGCTAATTTCGTGCCGACGACAAATGGTAGTGCCGTAACTTTCACCTTCAACAACCAGTTGACCAATCAAGTACAGCGATTGGTTAGGGAACATCGGACTGCGCAAACAGGATATGATAATCTG TATCAAATATACAGTAACAGTAGTCGTCGTGCGACTCAGTACAGTAGCTCGTCAAGTGGATCAAATAGCGGACGAAGTGGAGTGCACGACTTTCCACATCAATTGGTGCCTGGTCTACTTTGTCATCCACCCAGTTATCAGACGATGCCAAGTCCTGCAAAACACGTAGTTGTTGCTCAA CCTCCACAAGCGCAACAAGGCCCGTTACAAATTCAACCATCGATTATATCGCAGCAGGCCGTTGCTGCTGCAGCTGCAGCTGCCCAACAACAGTATGCAGCGGTTCCCGTATCTATGGTAGAAACTGGACGACAAATGTTACTAACC AACGCTGTACAAACCTCTTGGCCTGGTGGAAGTCGTCAAATGGCCGCTATCGTACCATCTTGGCAGCAGTTACCACCGCAACATGCAGCCATACAGCAGCCATTACTGAGTGATGCCGGAGATTGGGGAAGACCTCTTATCGTCGACGGTTCTGCTATTCTGCAG GATCAGAGGCCAGTATTTCCTGTCACGGAAGTATACAATACTAGTGCCCTTGTTGAGCATCCTCCTCAAGGTTGGGGCAAGCGTAGTGTTACGAAACATCATCAACATCATGTAACTGTACCTCAGCAGTCTCAACATAGGCACGAGCATAAAAAGGAAACGCAGCAGTTAAGTCCAGTGAAAAAGAGGGTAAAAGAAAGTACTCCACCGAGCAACATGAGACGGCATTCACCCTCCAGCAGTCATTGGCAACAACAACCCATGCAGCAACACCATCACAGCAGCAAACACAGCAGTAGTCATAATGTAGAACACCATCAAGTTACATCTGGTCGGCAGCAAACTATTACAATTCATGATACACCATCACCAGCAGTTTCTGTTATCACGATAAGTGATAGCGATGATGATACATCGGGCAAGTG CTGTGGAGATCAGCAATGTGGAACCTGTCAAAATTTGGCAACTCGCCTGTCTGGCGATGGACGTCCAGTCCGCGAGGAAGTCATTCGAAG TACGCAGTCAACACCACGCGCGGTTCAACCAGTACAGCAAACCCATTCAAGTAGTCAGTCGCATACTAATGGCCACGTAACAGCGCATAGTACATCTCAAAGATCgcaacgaaaaaatattatcagtTGTGTAACTGTCGGTGACAGCGATGGCGAAGCTAGTCCAGGTCGAGCGCATAATCATCTATACCAACATTTACCGCAACATTCTCAGCATCAACAAACTACGCAGTTAATTAAACACGAACCCCAACAGCAACATCACGTCAGCAG TAGCAGTTCTGGATATTCGTCTCAATCGCAAAAGAAACGTTTATTGGCCAAAGTACAGTCCGAATGCAATATGGTGAATGTTGCGACAAAACCGGAGCCCGGCGTTGAGTACCTTGCACCACATCCGTGTCACGCGCCAGCCTGTAAAGAACCACCGACCTATCag GATGATGCCTATGACATGCATGACTACTTCTTGCAGTATGTGACCACGAGTAGCGCGCATCCGCATCTCCAAGAGCAACACATTGTGTATACGACCGGCACGGACAAGCGGGTATCATGGCCTGGAAAGAGAGCTGAATACAAACACGAGTACGTTCAACCACCGGCTGCTCATTCCAGAGACCACCAGAAATGGGCGGTAGCGAATACTGTGCATCAGTATAG CTCGTCTCCATTAACGTTGTATGATTCTAGTCGAGCGTTGCCACCACCAGCTCATCATAGCTCGGCCAGACCGTTGCTGGCAAGTCATGCAGCGCATCCACTGCCTGCACATATGCAGCCAACAGCCGTTTATGGATTGGCCCCACTTTCACCGGCCAAACATCAATATCAACCTTCTGGTTTGTGGTTCACCGAGTAA